One segment of Meriones unguiculatus strain TT.TT164.6M chromosome X, Bangor_MerUng_6.1, whole genome shotgun sequence DNA contains the following:
- the Btk gene encoding tyrosine-protein kinase BTK — translation MAAVILESIFLKRSQQKKKTSPLNFKKRLFLLTVHKLSYYEYDFERGKKGSKKGSIDVEKITCVETVVPEKNPPPERQIPRRSEELSEMEQITIIERFPYPFQVVYDEGPLYVFSPTEELRKRWIHHLKNVIRYNSDLVQKYHPCFWIDGQYLCCSQTAKNAMGCQILENRNGSLKPGSSHRKTKKPLPPTPEEDQILKKPLPPEPTAAPISPRELKKVVALYDYMPMNANDLQLRKGEEYFILEESNLPWWRARDKNGQEGYIPSNYVTEAEDSIEMYEWYSKHMTRSQAEQLLKQEGKEGGFIVRDSSKAGKYTVSVFAKSAGDPQGVIRHYVVCSTPQSQYYLAEKHLFSTIPELINYHQHNSAGLISRLKYPVSKRNKNAPSTAGLGYGSWEIDPKDLTFLKELGTGQFGVVKYGKWRGQYDVAIKMIREGSMSEDEFIEEAKVMMNLSHEKLVQLYGVCTKQRPIFIITEYMANGCLLNYLREMRHRFQTQQLLEMCKDVCEAMEYLESKQFLHRDLAARNCLVNDQGVVKVSDFGLSRYVLDDEYTSSVGSKFPVRWSPPEVLMYSKFSSKSDIWAFGVLMWEIYSLGKMPYERFTNSETAEHIAQGLRLYRPHLASERVYTIMYSCWHEKADERPSFKTLLSNILDVMDEES, via the exons ATGGCTGCAGTGATACTGGAGAGCATCTTTCTGAAGCGCtcccaacagaaaaagaaaacatccccATTAAACTTTAAGAAACGCCTATTTCTCTTGACTGTGCACAAACTTTCTTACTATGAGTATGACTTTGAACGTGGG aaaaaagGCAGTAAGAAAGGTTCAATAGATGTCGAGAAGATCACCTGCGTTGAGACAGTAGTTCCTGAAAAAAATCCTCCACCCGAAAGACAGATTCCG AGGAGGAGTGAAGAGCTCAGTGAAATGGAACAGATTACAATCATTGAAAGGTTCCCGTACCCATTCCAG GTTGTATATGATGAAGGACCCCTCTATGTTTTCTCCCCAACTGAAGAGCTGAGAAAGCGTTGGATTCACCACCTCAAAAATG TAATCCGGTATAATAGTGACCTTGTACAGAAATACCATCCTTGCTTCTGGATTGATGGACAGTATCTCTGCTGCTCTCAGACAGCCAAGAATGCTATGGGCTGCCAAATTTTGGAGAACAGGAATGGAA GCTTAAAACCTGGGAGTTCTCATCGAAAAACGAAAAAGCCTCTTCCCCCTACCCCAGAGGAAGATCAG ATCTTGAAAAAACCACTCCCCCCTGAGCCAACAGCAGCGCCAATCTCCCCAAGGGAGCTGAAAAAGGTTGTGGCCCTTTATGATTATATGCCAATGAATGCAAATGACTTACAATTGCGAAAGGGTGAGGAGTACTTTATCCTGGAGGAGAGCAACCTACCATGGTGGCGAGCACGAGATAAAAATGG GCAGGAAGGCTACATCCCTAGTAACTATGTCACTGAAGCAGAGGACTCCATAGAGATGTATGA GTGGTATTCCAAGCACATGACCCGAAGTCAAGCTGAGCAACTGCTAAAGCAAGAG gGAAAAGAAGGAGGTTTCATTGTCAGAGACTCCAGCAAAGCTGGAAAATACACGGTGTCTGTGTTTGCTAAATCTGCAGG GGATCCTCAAGGGGTGATACGTCATTACGTTGTGTGTTCCACACCTCAGAGTCAGTATTACTTGGCTGAGAAACACCTTTTTAGCACCATCCCAGAGCTCATCAACTACCATCAACATAATTCTGCAG GACTCATATCCAGGCTGAAATATCCTGTGTCTAAACGAAACAAAAACGCTCCTTCTACTGCAGGCCTGGGCTATG GATCATGGGAAATTGATCCAAAGGACCTGACCTTCTTGAAGGAGCTTGGGACTGGACAATTTGGTGTAGTGAAATATGGGAAATGGAGGGGACAATATGATGTGGCCATCAAGATGATCAGAGAAGGCTCCATGTCTGAGGATGAATTCATTGAAGAAGCCAAAGTTATGAT GAATCTTTCCCACGAGAAGCTCGTGCAGTTGTACGGAGTCTGCACCAAACAGCGCCCTATCTTCATCATCACTGAGTACATGGCTAATGGCTGCCTCTTGAACTACCTGAGGGAGATGCGGCACCGCTTCCAGACTCAGCAACTGCTGGAGATGTGCAAAGATGTCTGTGAAGCAATGGAGTACCTGGAGTCAAAGCAGTTCCTTCACCGAGACCTG GCGGCTCGAAACTGTTTGGTAAATGATCAAGGAGTTGTGAAAGTATCCGACTTTGGCTTGTCTAG GTATGTCCTGGATGATGAATACACCAGTTCAGTAGGTTCTAAATTTCCAGTCCGGTGGTCTCCACCAGAAGTGCTCATGTATAGCAAGTTCAGCAGCAAATCTGACATTTGGGCTTTTG gggttttaatgtgggaaattTACTCCCTGGGGAAAATGCCATATGAGAGATTTACTAACAGTGAGACAGCAGAACACATTGCTCAAGGCTTACGTCTATACAGGCCTCATCTGGCATcagagagagtatataccatcaTGTACAGCTGCTGGCATGAG AAAGCAGATGAACGCCCTAGTTTCAAAACTCTCTTGAGTAACATTCTAGATGTCATGGATGAAGAATCCTGA